Proteins encoded in a region of the Lepeophtheirus salmonis chromosome 6, UVic_Lsal_1.4, whole genome shotgun sequence genome:
- the LOC121120567 gene encoding C-signal, giving the protein MSPPKTVLITGCNRGIGLGLVKEFLKADKVTKIIATCRNKEKAEELVDLESNSRVKVLELDVSKYENDYKDFIAQVSDELGSDGLNLLINSAGIMGETQSLGDLTSEAMIETYKVNCIAPTILARALLPLLKKVAKPDAGFGCDNAAIIQMSTSVASIAENESGGKYPYRCSKTALNMAMKNVSLELKKDGILVLSLHPGWVKTDLGGSNAQITVEECVSTMVKTICQLSDKDHGTFLRYNNTPVAW; this is encoded by the exons ATGAGCCCTCCAAAAACTGTTTTGATTACTGGTTGCAATAGAGGAATTGGATTAGGCCTCGTTAAAGAATTCCTGAAAGCAGATAAAGTCACGAAAATCATTGCAACATGCCGGAACAAGGAAAAGGCAGAAGAATTGGTTGATTTAGAATCAAACTCCCGTGTAAAAGTCCTAGAGCTAGATGTatctaaatatgaaaatgacTATAAGGATTTTATTGCTCAAGTCTCTGATGAGTTAG GTTCAGATGGCCTTAATTTACTTATCAACAGTGCCGGCATTATGGGAGAAACACAGTCCCTTGGTGATTTGACGTCAGAGGCCATGATAGaaacttataaagttaattGTATTGCTCCAACTATTCTTGCCAGAGCCTTACTCCCACTTCTTAAAAAAGTAGCGAAGCCTGATGCAGGTTTTGGTTGTGACAATGCTGCAATTATTCAAATGAGTACATCAGTTGCATCTATTGCTGAAAATGAATCCGGAGGTAAGTATCCATATCGTTGTAGTAAAACAGCATTGAATATGGCAATGAAGAATGTCTCTTTGGAACTAAAGAAAGATGGAATTCTAGTTCTTTCATTGCATCCTGGTTGGGTTAAAACAGACTTGGGAGGTTCAAATGCTCAAATAACTGTTGAAGAGTGTGTTTCTACAATGGTAAAAACCATATGTCAGTTGAGTGACAAGGATCATGGAACATTCCTGCGATATAATAATACTCCAGTGGCTTGGTAA